In the Thermotoga sp. Ku-13t genome, one interval contains:
- a CDS encoding ribonucleoside triphosphate reductase — MIRNLVKDYLNRADWRVYENSNMSYSLQGLNYYLYSSIVARYWLEEIYPKEIASAHIKGDMHIHDLGSLSVYCVGWSLEDLLLKGFTGVQGKISSRPPRHFRSALGQIVNFMFTLQGEAAGAIAFSNFDTLLAPFIAHDGLTYEEVKQAIQEFIFNLNVPTRTGFQTPFTNLSFDLVVPEHMKQQKVIVAGERQNHTYAEFQDEMDMLNRAFWEVMIEGDAHGRIFTFPIPTYAITRDFPWDSDRFHPLWELTAKYGVPYFSNFINSDMDPSDVRSMCCRLRLDNTSVRQRLSQFLVQKGELARKGGGLFGANPLTGSIGVVTINMPRIGYLSSNEDEFFERLSKLMELARDSLEIKRRVLEDLTEKGLYPYSRFYLSDVHETTGSYWSNHFSTIGLVGMHEACMNFLGVGIDTEEGRQFAIKVLQFMREKLLQFQKETNNLYNLEATPAESVSYRFAKIDRKTFPNIYTSGVNEPFYTNSTQLPVDGGYDLFHVLEHQDELQSLYTGGTVLHIYLSESIEAETVPQLLRSVFTRYKLPYLTLTPTFSVCQDHGYLRGEQKNCPFCGKPVEVYSRVVGYYRPVKSWNSGKQEEFRLRKTVRV; from the coding sequence ATGATCAGAAACCTTGTGAAAGATTATCTCAACAGAGCCGATTGGAGGGTTTACGAGAATTCCAACATGTCGTATTCGCTCCAGGGGCTCAACTACTATCTCTATTCTTCGATCGTCGCGAGATACTGGCTCGAAGAGATCTATCCTAAAGAAATCGCTTCTGCACACATCAAAGGGGACATGCACATCCATGATCTCGGTTCTCTGTCTGTCTATTGCGTGGGCTGGAGCCTGGAAGACCTCCTCTTAAAAGGTTTCACAGGTGTGCAGGGAAAAATATCCAGCAGACCTCCAAGACATTTTCGAAGTGCCCTGGGTCAGATCGTCAACTTCATGTTCACGCTTCAGGGAGAAGCGGCCGGTGCGATAGCCTTTTCGAATTTCGACACCCTGCTCGCCCCTTTCATTGCACACGATGGACTGACGTACGAGGAAGTGAAGCAGGCAATCCAGGAGTTCATCTTCAACCTGAACGTGCCAACTAGGACAGGCTTTCAGACTCCTTTCACGAACCTGAGCTTCGATCTGGTCGTTCCGGAACACATGAAGCAGCAGAAGGTTATCGTCGCTGGTGAGCGCCAGAACCACACTTACGCTGAATTCCAGGACGAAATGGATATGCTCAACAGGGCGTTCTGGGAAGTGATGATCGAAGGGGATGCACATGGGAGGATCTTCACTTTTCCGATCCCGACTTACGCCATCACTAGGGACTTCCCCTGGGATTCGGACAGGTTCCATCCGTTGTGGGAACTCACAGCGAAGTACGGAGTACCTTACTTTTCGAATTTCATCAACAGCGACATGGATCCTTCGGACGTCAGAAGCATGTGTTGCAGGTTGCGTCTGGACAACACATCGGTGAGACAAAGGCTCTCACAGTTCCTGGTCCAGAAAGGTGAGCTGGCAAGAAAAGGCGGGGGTCTGTTCGGTGCCAATCCACTCACAGGCAGCATAGGCGTGGTTACGATAAACATGCCGAGGATCGGTTACCTTTCTTCGAACGAAGACGAATTTTTCGAAAGGCTCTCCAAGCTGATGGAGCTTGCCAGAGACAGTTTGGAGATCAAGAGGCGTGTTCTTGAAGATCTCACGGAGAAAGGGCTCTATCCGTACTCACGTTTCTACCTTTCCGATGTCCACGAAACGACGGGCAGTTACTGGTCGAATCACTTCTCAACCATAGGTCTAGTGGGTATGCACGAAGCCTGTATGAACTTCTTGGGGGTGGGGATAGATACCGAAGAAGGCAGGCAATTCGCGATAAAGGTTCTTCAATTCATGAGAGAGAAACTTTTACAGTTCCAGAAGGAGACGAACAACCTCTACAACCTGGAAGCCACTCCGGCCGAGAGTGTGAGTTACAGGTTCGCGAAGATAGACAGAAAAACTTTCCCGAATATCTACACGAGCGGGGTGAACGAACCGTTCTATACGAATTCGACCCAGCTTCCCGTTGACGGTGGGTACGATCTTTTCCACGTGCTCGAGCACCAGGACGAGCTGCAGTCTCTTTACACGGGTGGAACGGTGCTGCACATCTACCTCAGTGAATCGATAGAGGCAGAAACCGTTCCACAGCTTCTGAGATCCGTATTCACCCGTTACAAGTTGCCTTACCTGACCCTGACGCCTACGTTCAGCGTGTGCCAGGACCATGGATATCTGCGCGGGGAACAGAAAAACTGTCCGTTCTGCGGTAAGCCGGTAGAGGTTTATTCCCGGGTCGTTGGTTATTACAGGCCGGTCAAGAGCTGGAACTCAGGAAAGCAGGAGGAATTCAGGTTGAGGAAGACCGTGAGGGTTTGA
- a CDS encoding anaerobic ribonucleoside-triphosphate reductase activating protein: MFARMILTSLLDYPKSVSSVVFTVGCNFRCPYCHNPELVLGRVEKATEDEILEEIRRRTITNRVVITGGEPTIHEKLLNFVRILKEENYLVKLDTNGSNPELVEQLLKEALLDYVALDFKAGAEHFHSITGLDHDTAQDMFENVLQTLNILKKCSIPHEVRTTYVPGLMNEDDLAFIGKIVGGSTWYLQRFRAQKTLKPLPGIETPSDEVLHKLASRFGALVR; the protein is encoded by the coding sequence ATGTTCGCACGAATGATTCTCACCAGCCTGCTGGATTACCCGAAATCGGTCTCGAGCGTTGTTTTCACGGTGGGTTGCAACTTTCGTTGCCCCTACTGTCACAATCCGGAGCTGGTGCTGGGGCGAGTGGAGAAAGCAACGGAAGATGAGATCCTCGAAGAGATACGCAGAAGGACCATCACGAACCGCGTGGTGATAACAGGTGGAGAACCGACAATACACGAGAAGCTTCTGAACTTCGTTCGCATTCTCAAGGAAGAAAACTATCTTGTGAAACTCGATACGAACGGGAGTAATCCGGAACTGGTCGAACAGCTTCTCAAGGAAGCTCTTCTGGACTATGTGGCGCTGGATTTCAAGGCTGGCGCGGAGCACTTTCACTCAATCACAGGCCTGGACCACGATACCGCGCAGGATATGTTTGAGAACGTTCTCCAGACACTCAACATTCTCAAAAAGTGTTCCATTCCACACGAGGTCAGAACCACGTACGTTCCAGGCTTGATGAATGAGGATGACCTTGCGTTCATCGGTAAGATCGTGGGAGGCAGTACGTGGTATCTGCAGCGTTTCAGGGCTCAGAAAACCCTGAAACCTTTGCCGGGCATCGAAACGCCAAGCGATGAAGTTCTTCACAAGCTCGCCTCACGCTTTGGGGCACTCGTGAGGTGA